Proteins encoded in a region of the Haloglomus salinum genome:
- the sppA gene encoding signal peptide peptidase SppA, giving the protein MVSDRTQGFARTLIIVLVAVLSVVAGYVLFVWFPGDLAELLGVVLVLATVGAGLQFGSRIAGSLYPTYNVAEVAVEGPITRDGGSSPLPSTPTTPGADDIVEQMERADEDDAVDALLVKLNTPGGAVVPSDDIRLAAERFDGVTVAYTTDTCASGGYWIASGCDELWAREGSVVGSIGVRSPRFTATGLLEKLGVEYKQFVAGEYKEAGSPFTELDEDEREYLQGITDEFYETFVETVAEGRDLDEDFVRDTEARVYLGSEAHDLGLVDDLGTRDDVEDRLATLLGTEPRVSTFEPRRGLGARLRGGASGVAYALGQGLADAVTPDDEVEVRAER; this is encoded by the coding sequence ATCGTGAGCGACCGCACGCAGGGGTTCGCCCGCACGCTCATCATCGTCCTCGTCGCGGTGCTGAGCGTCGTCGCCGGCTACGTCCTGTTCGTCTGGTTCCCCGGCGACCTGGCCGAGCTGCTGGGCGTGGTGCTGGTGCTGGCGACGGTGGGGGCAGGCCTCCAGTTCGGCAGCCGCATCGCGGGCTCGCTGTACCCGACGTACAACGTGGCGGAGGTGGCCGTCGAGGGGCCCATCACCCGCGACGGCGGGAGCAGCCCACTTCCCTCGACACCCACCACGCCGGGTGCCGACGATATCGTCGAGCAGATGGAGCGTGCGGACGAGGACGACGCGGTCGACGCCCTGCTCGTCAAGCTCAACACGCCCGGCGGCGCGGTCGTGCCCAGCGACGACATCCGGCTGGCCGCAGAGCGGTTCGATGGAGTGACCGTCGCGTACACCACGGACACCTGCGCCAGCGGCGGCTACTGGATCGCCTCGGGCTGCGACGAGCTGTGGGCTCGCGAGGGGTCGGTGGTCGGCTCCATCGGCGTCCGGAGCCCACGCTTCACCGCAACCGGGCTGCTGGAGAAACTCGGTGTCGAGTACAAGCAGTTCGTCGCCGGCGAGTACAAGGAGGCCGGCTCCCCGTTCACCGAACTCGATGAGGACGAGCGCGAGTACCTGCAGGGGATCACCGACGAGTTCTACGAGACGTTCGTCGAGACAGTGGCCGAGGGGCGCGACCTCGACGAGGACTTCGTACGTGACACCGAGGCACGCGTCTATCTCGGGTCGGAGGCCCACGACCTCGGGCTGGTCGACGACCTCGGCACCCGCGACGACGTGGAGGACCGGCTGGCGACGCTGCTGGGGACGGAGCCGCGCGTGTCGACCTTCGAGCCCCGGCGTGGGCTGGGGGCGCGCCTCCGCGGCGGTGCGAGCGGCGTGGCGTACGCGCTCGGGCAGGGCCTCGCGGATGCGGTCACGCCCGACGACGAGGTCGAGGTCCGTGCCGAACGGTGA